A section of the Labrus bergylta chromosome 21, fLabBer1.1, whole genome shotgun sequence genome encodes:
- the LOC109987401 gene encoding uncharacterized protein isoform X1 yields MTTRRCFFKCDSNSSLHGLPSSASLRNMWLSFMFRTVPQQYSPNIFLCSRHFIEDCFANWTKFKLGFAKKLILKEGAVPSLFGHDGSSHSQPSTLQTTSSSVQMSASRFNDAGCQLGRDCHMKSKGTRATLFQVSTGTEPVCTGPQLALSSTPTDGNAFRPSKRPRLLEVKEEEEGEGETSAEAELIISTFNPGDSIKEESEMSSTEVESIRSTFNPGVSIKEESEMLSTEAEPIISTFNPGDSIKEESEMLSTEAESIRSTFKPADSIKEESEMTTVGPLVTYGDTKYIVFDSCLRELFETCPVCKRQSEVQRQSTGTLVAFKQLCHNCNYSRKWQSQPIVASTLVGNLELSAATNFTGASFFQLEKVCKAIQLWIFQYDTFRRHARNFLEPANIHEWNNSTLQTTSSSIQMSSSRFNDAGCQTDSPHQVSEGTVPPNGSSVGTQLSWGTLKDCHMKSKGTQATVFQVSTGTEPVCTGPQLPLLSTPTDGNAFRPSKRPRLLEVKEEEEGEGETSAEAELIISTFNPGDSIKEESEMFTVGPLVTYGDTKYIVFDSCLRELFETCPVCKRQSEVQRQSTGTLVAFKQLCHNCNYSRKWQSQPIVASTLVGNLELSAATNFTGASFFQLAKICKAIQLWIFQYDTFRRHARNFLEPANIHEWNNDQQVAVCGDMREDSPVWLAVQEELLGNGGADFGAPSCFDEFDDEALFQVFNLSRPCISFILDAARIRMKTLALKNPTLSVDEMVMVALNYYAHGVSSPCVLQRVGQCQTDCLAIMSTVSGVIAGMSDQFISFPLTHEAKKKVAFKTEKLCRIPNVLGVLGAAHFKIRASPYETDTFRGFVNTLGYTSVVSQIICDSDGNILSVEKCCVGSTFEQELWESSFKGREMEEEIHGPFWVIAGKGYNLSKHVLTPVAEPANDSETSFNEAHTKIHDVMRTTLGSMKRRFRCLNQLCFAQENSLAKKSNIIKACSVLHNIAKKFSVPPPSDAGQIEPLHPGKQRAEPDINPEALKARQKLIIANFLKVSRSRNPPSKKSLRRL; encoded by the exons ATGACAACCAGACGCTGTTTCTTCAAATGCGACTCCAACTCTTCTCTGCATGGCCTGCCGAGCAGTGCCAGTTTGAGGAACATGTGGCTGTCGTTTATGTTTAGGACTGTTCCTCAGCAGTACAGCCCCAACATCTTCCTGTGTTCCCGGCATTTCATTGAGGACTGCTTTGCTAACTGGACAAAATTCAAGTTGGGATTTGCAAAAAAACTGATTCTGAAAGAAGGTGCAGTTCCTAGTCTTTTTGGCCACGATGGAAGTTCACATTCGCAACCT AGTACATTACAGACCACAAGTTCCAGTGTCCAAATGAGTGCATCAAGATTCAATGATGCTGGGTGTCAGTTGGGAAGGGACTGCCATATGAAAAGCAAAG GCACACGGGCTACATTGTTTCAGGTCAGTACTGGCACAGAGCCTGTTTGCACTGGTCCACAACTTGCCCTATCATCAACACCTACAGACGGCAACGCTTTCAGACCAAGTAAGAGGCCCCGTCTTCTGGAggtgaaagaggaagaagagggagagggagagacatcAGCAGAAGCAGAGCTTATTATATCAACCTTTAACCCTGGCGACTCTATTAAAGAGGAGTCTGAAATGTC ATCAACCGAAGTTGAGTCTATTAGATCAACCTTTAACCCTGGCGTCTCTATTAAAGAGGAGTCTGAAATGTT ATCAACAGAAGCAGAGCCTATTATATCAACCTTTAACCCTGGCGACTCTATTAAAGAGGAGTCTGAAATGTT ATCAACAGAAGCTGAGTCTATTAGATCAACCTTTAAACCTGCCGACTCTATTAAAGAGGAGTCTGAAATGAC TACAGTTGGGCCGCTGGTCACTTATGGCGacacaaaatacattgtgtttgACTCGTGTCTGAGGGAACTATTTGAAACCTGTCCCGTGTGTAAGAGGCAGTCGGAGGTCCAGCGGCAAAGCACGGGCACACTTGTGGCTTTTAAACAGCTTTGCCACAACTGCAACTATTCCAGAAAGTGGCAGAGCCAGCCCATTGTTGCCAGCACCCTTGTGGGAAATCTGGAGTTATCTGCTGCTACAAACTTCACAGGTGCTTCATTCTTCCAGCTGGAGAAG GTATGTAAGGCAATACAACTCTGGATTTTCCAGTATGACACCTTCAGGAGACATGCAAGGAATTTTTTGGAGCCAGCCAATATCCATGAATGGAATAAC AGTACATTACAGACCACAAGTTCCAGTATCCAAATGAGTTCATCAAGATTCAATGATGCTGGGTGTCAGACGGATTCCCCACACCAAGTCTCAGAGGGCACAGTACCTCCAAATGGGTCATCTGTCGGCACACAGTTGTCTTGGGGTACACTAAAGGACTGCCATATGAAAAGCAAAG GCACACAGGCTACAGTGTTTCAGGTCAGTACTGGTACAGAGCCTGTTTGCACTGGTCCACAACTTCCCCTATTATCAACACCTACAGACGGCAACGCTTTCAGACCAAGTAAGAGGCCCCGTCTTCTGGAggtgaaagaggaagaagagggagagggagagacatcAGCAGAAGCAGAGCTTATTATATCAACCTTTAACCCTGGCGACTCTATTAAAGAGGAGTCTGAAATGTT TACAGTTGGGCCGCTGGTCACTTATGGTGacacaaaatacattgtgtttgACTCGTGTCTGAGGGAACTATTTGAAACCTGTCCCGTGTGTAAGAGGCAGTCGGAGGTCCAGCGGCAAAGCACGGGCACACTTGTGGCTTTTAAACAGCTTTGCCACAACTGCAACTATTCCAGAAAGTGGCAGAGCCAGCCCATTGTTGCCAGCACCCTTGTGGGAAATCTGGAGTTATCTGCAGCTACAAACTTCACAGGTGCTTCATTCTTCCAGCTGGCGAAG ATATGTAAGGCAATACAGCTCTGGATTTTCCAGTATGACACCTTCAGGAGACATGCAAGGAATTTTTTGGAGCCAGCCAATATCCATGAATGGAATAACGATCAACAGGTTGCAGTTTGCGGTGACATGCGAGAGGACTCGCCTG TGTGGCTCGCGGTCCAGGAGGAGCTCCTCGGAAACGGCGGAGCGGACTTCGGGGCTCCGAGCTGTTTTGATGAGTTTGACGATGAAGCTTTGTTCCAGGTGTTCAACCTCAGCAGACCCTGCATCAGTTTCATCCTGGACGCTGCGCGCATCCGCATGAAAACGTTGGCTCTGAAGAACCCAACGCTGTCCGTGGACGAGATGGTTATGGTGGCGTTGAACTATTACGCACACGGAGTCTCCTCACCCTGTGTCCTGCAGAGGGTCGGACAGTGTCAGACGGACTGTCTCGCGATCATGAGCACTGTATCCGGAGTCATCGCAGGCATGTCCGACCAGTTCATCTCTTTCCCACTAACCCATGAGGCCAAAAAGAAGGTCGCGTTCAAGACAGAGAAATTATGTAGGATCCCCAATGTGCTGGGCGTCCTTGGCGCGGCTCACTTCAAGATCAGAGCCTCCCCTTATGAGACGGACACATTCAGGGGTTTTGTCAACACCTTGGGGTACACATCTGTGGTGAGCCAGATCATATGTGACTCTGACGGAAACATACTGAGTGTCGAAAAGTGTTGTGTAGGCAGCACGTTTGAGCAGGAGCTGTGGGAGTCGTCTTTCAAAGGGAGGGAAATGGAGGAGGAAATACACGGACCTTTTTGGGTTATTG CAGGGAAAGGCTACAACTTAAGCAAACATGTCCTGACTCCTGTGGCAGAACCTGCAAATGACAGCGAGACCAGCTTCAACGAGGCCCACACAAAGATCCACGACGTCATGCGAACAACGCTCGGCTCCATGAAGAGGCGCTTCAGGTGTTTAAATCAACTCTGTTTTGCACAAGAAAACTCTTTGGCCAAAAAGTCCAATATTATCAAGGCGTGCAGTGTTCTGCACAACATCGCTAAAAAGTTCTCCGTGCCTCCACCGTCTGACGCTGGTCAAATCGAGCCCCTGCATCCCGGCAAGCAACGTGCAGAGCCAGATATCAACCCTGAGGCATTAAAGGCCAGACAGAAACTCATCATTGCTAACTTCCTCAAAGTCTCTAGAAGCAGAAACCCACCAAGTAAAAAATCGCTGAGGAGGTTGTGA
- the LOC109987401 gene encoding uncharacterized protein isoform X6: MTTRRCFFKCDSNSSLHGLPSSASLRNMWLSFMFRTVPQQYSPNIFLCSRHFIEDCFANWTKFKLGFAKKLILKEGAVPSLFGHDGSSHSQPSTLQTTSSSVQMSASRFNDAGCQLGRDCHMKSKGTRATLFQVSTGTEPVCTGPQLALSSTPTDGNAFRPSKRPRLLEVKEEEEGEGETSAEAELIISTFNPGDSIKEESEMSSTEVESIRSTFNPGVSIKEESEMLSTEAEPIISTFNPGDSIKEESEMLSTEAESIRSTFKPADSIKEESEMTTVGPLVTYGDTKYIVFDSCLRELFETCPVCKRQSEVQRQSTGTLVAFKQLCHNCNYSRKWQSQPIVASTLVGNLELSAATNFTGASFFQLAKICKAIQLWIFQYDTFRRHARNFLEPANIHEWNNDQQVAVCGDMREDSPVWLAVQEELLGNGGADFGAPSCFDEFDDEALFQVFNLSRPCISFILDAARIRMKTLALKNPTLSVDEMVMVALNYYAHGVSSPCVLQRVGQCQTDCLAIMSTVSGVIAGMSDQFISFPLTHEAKKKVAFKTEKLCRIPNVLGVLGAAHFKIRASPYETDTFRGFVNTLGYTSVVSQIICDSDGNILSVEKCCVGSTFEQELWESSFKGREMEEEIHGPFWVIAGKGYNLSKHVLTPVAEPANDSETSFNEAHTKIHDVMRTTLGSMKRRFRCLNQLCFAQENSLAKKSNIIKACSVLHNIAKKFSVPPPSDAGQIEPLHPGKQRAEPDINPEALKARQKLIIANFLKVSRSRNPPSKKSLRRL; the protein is encoded by the exons ATGACAACCAGACGCTGTTTCTTCAAATGCGACTCCAACTCTTCTCTGCATGGCCTGCCGAGCAGTGCCAGTTTGAGGAACATGTGGCTGTCGTTTATGTTTAGGACTGTTCCTCAGCAGTACAGCCCCAACATCTTCCTGTGTTCCCGGCATTTCATTGAGGACTGCTTTGCTAACTGGACAAAATTCAAGTTGGGATTTGCAAAAAAACTGATTCTGAAAGAAGGTGCAGTTCCTAGTCTTTTTGGCCACGATGGAAGTTCACATTCGCAACCT AGTACATTACAGACCACAAGTTCCAGTGTCCAAATGAGTGCATCAAGATTCAATGATGCTGGGTGTCAGTTGGGAAGGGACTGCCATATGAAAAGCAAAG GCACACGGGCTACATTGTTTCAGGTCAGTACTGGCACAGAGCCTGTTTGCACTGGTCCACAACTTGCCCTATCATCAACACCTACAGACGGCAACGCTTTCAGACCAAGTAAGAGGCCCCGTCTTCTGGAggtgaaagaggaagaagagggagagggagagacatcAGCAGAAGCAGAGCTTATTATATCAACCTTTAACCCTGGCGACTCTATTAAAGAGGAGTCTGAAATGTC ATCAACCGAAGTTGAGTCTATTAGATCAACCTTTAACCCTGGCGTCTCTATTAAAGAGGAGTCTGAAATGTT ATCAACAGAAGCAGAGCCTATTATATCAACCTTTAACCCTGGCGACTCTATTAAAGAGGAGTCTGAAATGTT ATCAACAGAAGCTGAGTCTATTAGATCAACCTTTAAACCTGCCGACTCTATTAAAGAGGAGTCTGAAATGAC TACAGTTGGGCCGCTGGTCACTTATGGTGacacaaaatacattgtgtttgACTCGTGTCTGAGGGAACTATTTGAAACCTGTCCCGTGTGTAAGAGGCAGTCGGAGGTCCAGCGGCAAAGCACGGGCACACTTGTGGCTTTTAAACAGCTTTGCCACAACTGCAACTATTCCAGAAAGTGGCAGAGCCAGCCCATTGTTGCCAGCACCCTTGTGGGAAATCTGGAGTTATCTGCAGCTACAAACTTCACAGGTGCTTCATTCTTCCAGCTGGCGAAG ATATGTAAGGCAATACAGCTCTGGATTTTCCAGTATGACACCTTCAGGAGACATGCAAGGAATTTTTTGGAGCCAGCCAATATCCATGAATGGAATAACGATCAACAGGTTGCAGTTTGCGGTGACATGCGAGAGGACTCGCCTG TGTGGCTCGCGGTCCAGGAGGAGCTCCTCGGAAACGGCGGAGCGGACTTCGGGGCTCCGAGCTGTTTTGATGAGTTTGACGATGAAGCTTTGTTCCAGGTGTTCAACCTCAGCAGACCCTGCATCAGTTTCATCCTGGACGCTGCGCGCATCCGCATGAAAACGTTGGCTCTGAAGAACCCAACGCTGTCCGTGGACGAGATGGTTATGGTGGCGTTGAACTATTACGCACACGGAGTCTCCTCACCCTGTGTCCTGCAGAGGGTCGGACAGTGTCAGACGGACTGTCTCGCGATCATGAGCACTGTATCCGGAGTCATCGCAGGCATGTCCGACCAGTTCATCTCTTTCCCACTAACCCATGAGGCCAAAAAGAAGGTCGCGTTCAAGACAGAGAAATTATGTAGGATCCCCAATGTGCTGGGCGTCCTTGGCGCGGCTCACTTCAAGATCAGAGCCTCCCCTTATGAGACGGACACATTCAGGGGTTTTGTCAACACCTTGGGGTACACATCTGTGGTGAGCCAGATCATATGTGACTCTGACGGAAACATACTGAGTGTCGAAAAGTGTTGTGTAGGCAGCACGTTTGAGCAGGAGCTGTGGGAGTCGTCTTTCAAAGGGAGGGAAATGGAGGAGGAAATACACGGACCTTTTTGGGTTATTG CAGGGAAAGGCTACAACTTAAGCAAACATGTCCTGACTCCTGTGGCAGAACCTGCAAATGACAGCGAGACCAGCTTCAACGAGGCCCACACAAAGATCCACGACGTCATGCGAACAACGCTCGGCTCCATGAAGAGGCGCTTCAGGTGTTTAAATCAACTCTGTTTTGCACAAGAAAACTCTTTGGCCAAAAAGTCCAATATTATCAAGGCGTGCAGTGTTCTGCACAACATCGCTAAAAAGTTCTCCGTGCCTCCACCGTCTGACGCTGGTCAAATCGAGCCCCTGCATCCCGGCAAGCAACGTGCAGAGCCAGATATCAACCCTGAGGCATTAAAGGCCAGACAGAAACTCATCATTGCTAACTTCCTCAAAGTCTCTAGAAGCAGAAACCCACCAAGTAAAAAATCGCTGAGGAGGTTGTGA
- the LOC109987401 gene encoding uncharacterized protein isoform X4 gives MTTRRCFFKCDSNSSLHGLPSSASLRNMWLSFMFRTVPQQYSPNIFLCSRHFIEDCFANWTKFKLGFAKKLILKEGAVPSLFGHDGSSHSQPSTLQTTSSSVQMSASRFNDAGCQLGRDCHMKSKGTRATLFQVSTGTEPVCTGPQLALSSTPTDGNAFRPSKRPRLLEVKEEEEGEGETSAEAELIISTFNPGDSIKEESEMSSTEAEPIISTFNPGDSIKEESEMLSTEAESIRSTFKPADSIKEESEMTTVGPLVTYGDTKYIVFDSCLRELFETCPVCKRQSEVQRQSTGTLVAFKQLCHNCNYSRKWQSQPIVASTLVGNLELSAATNFTGASFFQLEKVCKAIQLWIFQYDTFRRHARNFLEPANIHEWNNSTLQTTSSSIQMSSSRFNDAGCQTDSPHQVSEGTVPPNGSSVGTQLSWGTLKDCHMKSKGTQATVFQVSTGTEPVCTGPQLPLLSTPTDGNAFRPSKRPRLLEVKEEEEGEGETSAEAELIISTFNPGDSIKEESEMFTVGPLVTYGDTKYIVFDSCLRELFETCPVCKRQSEVQRQSTGTLVAFKQLCHNCNYSRKWQSQPIVASTLVGNLELSAATNFTGASFFQLAKICKAIQLWIFQYDTFRRHARNFLEPANIHEWNNDQQVAVCGDMREDSPVWLAVQEELLGNGGADFGAPSCFDEFDDEALFQVFNLSRPCISFILDAARIRMKTLALKNPTLSVDEMVMVALNYYAHGVSSPCVLQRVGQCQTDCLAIMSTVSGVIAGMSDQFISFPLTHEAKKKVAFKTEKLCRIPNVLGVLGAAHFKIRASPYETDTFRGFVNTLGYTSVVSQIICDSDGNILSVEKCCVGSTFEQELWESSFKGREMEEEIHGPFWVIAGKGYNLSKHVLTPVAEPANDSETSFNEAHTKIHDVMRTTLGSMKRRFRCLNQLCFAQENSLAKKSNIIKACSVLHNIAKKFSVPPPSDAGQIEPLHPGKQRAEPDINPEALKARQKLIIANFLKVSRSRNPPSKKSLRRL, from the exons ATGACAACCAGACGCTGTTTCTTCAAATGCGACTCCAACTCTTCTCTGCATGGCCTGCCGAGCAGTGCCAGTTTGAGGAACATGTGGCTGTCGTTTATGTTTAGGACTGTTCCTCAGCAGTACAGCCCCAACATCTTCCTGTGTTCCCGGCATTTCATTGAGGACTGCTTTGCTAACTGGACAAAATTCAAGTTGGGATTTGCAAAAAAACTGATTCTGAAAGAAGGTGCAGTTCCTAGTCTTTTTGGCCACGATGGAAGTTCACATTCGCAACCT AGTACATTACAGACCACAAGTTCCAGTGTCCAAATGAGTGCATCAAGATTCAATGATGCTGGGTGTCAGTTGGGAAGGGACTGCCATATGAAAAGCAAAG GCACACGGGCTACATTGTTTCAGGTCAGTACTGGCACAGAGCCTGTTTGCACTGGTCCACAACTTGCCCTATCATCAACACCTACAGACGGCAACGCTTTCAGACCAAGTAAGAGGCCCCGTCTTCTGGAggtgaaagaggaagaagagggagagggagagacatcAGCAGAAGCAGAGCTTATTATATCAACCTTTAACCCTGGCGACTCTATTAAAGAGGAGTCTGAAATGTC ATCAACAGAAGCAGAGCCTATTATATCAACCTTTAACCCTGGCGACTCTATTAAAGAGGAGTCTGAAATGTT ATCAACAGAAGCTGAGTCTATTAGATCAACCTTTAAACCTGCCGACTCTATTAAAGAGGAGTCTGAAATGAC TACAGTTGGGCCGCTGGTCACTTATGGCGacacaaaatacattgtgtttgACTCGTGTCTGAGGGAACTATTTGAAACCTGTCCCGTGTGTAAGAGGCAGTCGGAGGTCCAGCGGCAAAGCACGGGCACACTTGTGGCTTTTAAACAGCTTTGCCACAACTGCAACTATTCCAGAAAGTGGCAGAGCCAGCCCATTGTTGCCAGCACCCTTGTGGGAAATCTGGAGTTATCTGCTGCTACAAACTTCACAGGTGCTTCATTCTTCCAGCTGGAGAAG GTATGTAAGGCAATACAACTCTGGATTTTCCAGTATGACACCTTCAGGAGACATGCAAGGAATTTTTTGGAGCCAGCCAATATCCATGAATGGAATAAC AGTACATTACAGACCACAAGTTCCAGTATCCAAATGAGTTCATCAAGATTCAATGATGCTGGGTGTCAGACGGATTCCCCACACCAAGTCTCAGAGGGCACAGTACCTCCAAATGGGTCATCTGTCGGCACACAGTTGTCTTGGGGTACACTAAAGGACTGCCATATGAAAAGCAAAG GCACACAGGCTACAGTGTTTCAGGTCAGTACTGGTACAGAGCCTGTTTGCACTGGTCCACAACTTCCCCTATTATCAACACCTACAGACGGCAACGCTTTCAGACCAAGTAAGAGGCCCCGTCTTCTGGAggtgaaagaggaagaagagggagagggagagacatcAGCAGAAGCAGAGCTTATTATATCAACCTTTAACCCTGGCGACTCTATTAAAGAGGAGTCTGAAATGTT TACAGTTGGGCCGCTGGTCACTTATGGTGacacaaaatacattgtgtttgACTCGTGTCTGAGGGAACTATTTGAAACCTGTCCCGTGTGTAAGAGGCAGTCGGAGGTCCAGCGGCAAAGCACGGGCACACTTGTGGCTTTTAAACAGCTTTGCCACAACTGCAACTATTCCAGAAAGTGGCAGAGCCAGCCCATTGTTGCCAGCACCCTTGTGGGAAATCTGGAGTTATCTGCAGCTACAAACTTCACAGGTGCTTCATTCTTCCAGCTGGCGAAG ATATGTAAGGCAATACAGCTCTGGATTTTCCAGTATGACACCTTCAGGAGACATGCAAGGAATTTTTTGGAGCCAGCCAATATCCATGAATGGAATAACGATCAACAGGTTGCAGTTTGCGGTGACATGCGAGAGGACTCGCCTG TGTGGCTCGCGGTCCAGGAGGAGCTCCTCGGAAACGGCGGAGCGGACTTCGGGGCTCCGAGCTGTTTTGATGAGTTTGACGATGAAGCTTTGTTCCAGGTGTTCAACCTCAGCAGACCCTGCATCAGTTTCATCCTGGACGCTGCGCGCATCCGCATGAAAACGTTGGCTCTGAAGAACCCAACGCTGTCCGTGGACGAGATGGTTATGGTGGCGTTGAACTATTACGCACACGGAGTCTCCTCACCCTGTGTCCTGCAGAGGGTCGGACAGTGTCAGACGGACTGTCTCGCGATCATGAGCACTGTATCCGGAGTCATCGCAGGCATGTCCGACCAGTTCATCTCTTTCCCACTAACCCATGAGGCCAAAAAGAAGGTCGCGTTCAAGACAGAGAAATTATGTAGGATCCCCAATGTGCTGGGCGTCCTTGGCGCGGCTCACTTCAAGATCAGAGCCTCCCCTTATGAGACGGACACATTCAGGGGTTTTGTCAACACCTTGGGGTACACATCTGTGGTGAGCCAGATCATATGTGACTCTGACGGAAACATACTGAGTGTCGAAAAGTGTTGTGTAGGCAGCACGTTTGAGCAGGAGCTGTGGGAGTCGTCTTTCAAAGGGAGGGAAATGGAGGAGGAAATACACGGACCTTTTTGGGTTATTG CAGGGAAAGGCTACAACTTAAGCAAACATGTCCTGACTCCTGTGGCAGAACCTGCAAATGACAGCGAGACCAGCTTCAACGAGGCCCACACAAAGATCCACGACGTCATGCGAACAACGCTCGGCTCCATGAAGAGGCGCTTCAGGTGTTTAAATCAACTCTGTTTTGCACAAGAAAACTCTTTGGCCAAAAAGTCCAATATTATCAAGGCGTGCAGTGTTCTGCACAACATCGCTAAAAAGTTCTCCGTGCCTCCACCGTCTGACGCTGGTCAAATCGAGCCCCTGCATCCCGGCAAGCAACGTGCAGAGCCAGATATCAACCCTGAGGCATTAAAGGCCAGACAGAAACTCATCATTGCTAACTTCCTCAAAGTCTCTAGAAGCAGAAACCCACCAAGTAAAAAATCGCTGAGGAGGTTGTGA